The DNA window ACCACCCCACTTCGTGGACTGGCATGCATGGGCCGAAGCCTCAGCGGGCAGTGTCCTTGGGCGCAGCCTCTGAAGACGTTTGGCCCCTCGCACCCGGTTGGCTGGGTGCAATGGCGGCAGTGCCGGGAAGACCGGGGTCCGTCCTGAAATCCCGTGTCTCATCGACTAAGGCCAAACCGTCTCGATCTAAATTTCCGCGCGCCAAACATGCTCTCAGCCCGTCTCGTACACCGCTTGGGCGCCGTCGGCGGCGCCGCGGCGCAGTATCGGCGCGAACCGGACCCAGATGACCAGGGAGCCAACAGACAATGCGCCGAGCAGCATGAACGCCGCGGGGAATCCGAACGCTTGGGCAATGACCCCACCCAGCACCGGGCTGAGCGCTCCCCCCAGGCCCTGGGCACTCATGATCAGGCCCTGACCGACGTTGATGTGGCCGGTGCCGTCAAGTAATCGGGCCACCAGCCCGGGCACCGCAACGGACAGGATGCCTCCCCCGATGCCGTCGAGCACCTCCACCGGGATCACCCCCCAGGTGGTGATCACCCCCGCGGCTAGGAATCCCCGGATAGGCAGGGCGATCAATGCGATCAGGATCGCTAGCCAGTAGCCGCGGATTTGGGCGATGCGCGTGGCCACCAGCGCCGCGGGGATCATCACGGCCTGCGCGATCACCACGGTGGCCGCAACGGTGGTGAACGGGTTTGCATGGGTGGCGACCACGGCCAGCCCGTAGAGCGGCAGCATGGCCGCGTTGCCCAACCAAAACAGCACCATCGCGGCCGCGACTGCCAGCAGAGGCCGGGACTGCAGCAACACCCGCATCGCCTTGACCGGGGCTTGACCCGGGCCGTGGGCGGCCCCGCGCGCGACCTGATGGTCGATGTGGCCAGCGGGGATTGCCACCACGACGACGATGGTGATCACCGCAAACGCCGCGGCCAGCCAGAACACCGCGGGGTATCCGAACTGCCAGCCCAGCAGGCCAGATAACGCGGCGCCGACCATATTGCCGGCGTGGTTGTAGGCCTGGTTGCGGCCGTTTTGGCGGGTAAACCCCGCCTGGCCCACCACACCCAGGCTGATGCCGATTACGGCCGGGGCAATCGTTGCCCCCGCAATGCACATGGCCGCCTGTGCGGCGGCGATGACCCAAAACTGCCGCGACGCCAATATCAGCGCAGAAGCCGCCACGCTGCACAGTCCGACGGCGATCACGCAGGAGCGCTTGCGCGTGGTGGCATCGACCACCGCTCCCGCCAGTGGAACCGCGACCATGCCGACGATCGCACCGAGCGTGATGACGGTGCCGATGGCGCCAGTCCTCCAGCCACGACTGGCCAACAACACACCCAAAAACGGGCCCATCCCGGCCGACATGTCAGCCATGAAGAAATTCACCGCATACAGCGTCGCCCGATCACGCTGCCGCACAATCGGCCTCACTGCGCTCTGGCCTCCACCGGCTCGATTCTTCCCCGAACCAGGCGCGGCCTCACCGCGAACCCTCGAAGGTCGGGCGCAACGGCACGCTGGCCGGCTACAAAGCGCAGGTTGCGTCCGGCCGGACAAGCAATTCGCGTTGGATACCGACACCGCGGTGCTGCTGACCCAAGCACGGCGCCGCGGCACTCACAGTCATGACGCGAACCCATCGAGGCCGTCAGCGCGTAAATCCCGGACCGCCTACCGCCGCTGATTGATTATCCGCCGAATGCCTGGCGGCCAAGCCGTTCGACAACGCAGCCGGCGTGCGTTGGGCGATTTCCTCGGTCGTCGAGCGACGCCCGTGTTTGATCGGACCGGCGTTGCATCTCGCGGCCACGGTGTGGGCGGTCAGGCGAAGGTGTCGTCGCGATCGGGTTC is part of the Mycobacterium mantenii genome and encodes:
- a CDS encoding MFS transporter — its product is MRQRDRATLYAVNFFMADMSAGMGPFLGVLLASRGWRTGAIGTVITLGAIVGMVAVPLAGAVVDATTRKRSCVIAVGLCSVAASALILASRQFWVIAAAQAAMCIAGATIAPAVIGISLGVVGQAGFTRQNGRNQAYNHAGNMVGAALSGLLGWQFGYPAVFWLAAAFAVITIVVVVAIPAGHIDHQVARGAAHGPGQAPVKAMRVLLQSRPLLAVAAAMVLFWLGNAAMLPLYGLAVVATHANPFTTVAATVVIAQAVMIPAALVATRIAQIRGYWLAILIALIALPIRGFLAAGVITTWGVIPVEVLDGIGGGILSVAVPGLVARLLDGTGHINVGQGLIMSAQGLGGALSPVLGGVIAQAFGFPAAFMLLGALSVGSLVIWVRFAPILRRGAADGAQAVYETG